The stretch of DNA CCACCGTTTCCTTGGATTGCAACGGGCAGTGGCCGCACGCGCGCTCTCTCGTCTCGTTCGCCACGGCACCTTGTCTTTGCCGGCTCCGCGCGTCCCGGCTCTTTGGCTCTTTGCCTATATACACCTTCCTTGCCCACTGATCACCTCGTCTCCAATGAGATCGATGCGCACCCGTGTTGTGGCTTCGAGTGACCTGCTCGGCTCCGCTCCGAACTAGGTACCTGAGCTTTTCTGCCGCTACCTTCGGAAAAAACAAAGCTCTGCTGCAACTTGTTCAATCTCCCAGTTGACGCGATCTGTTGTGGCAGAGCAGAGCTGTTGCATACTTGTACCCTTTGTATGCAACAGCTCTTCCAGCTCCAGACCACGCATGGATGATGGACATAGATTACAAATCTTACTGTTTACCGAGTGCAGGAAACTGCGGGAGAACTCATGGCCGAGATCGACACTAGACCACTAGATTCCGTGCAGGCGGCCGTGAGCATCTTCGACCGGGGAGGCGAGCAGAGCAGGCTCGGTCCAGACAGAAATGTGCGTGCCTACCTAGTAGATATCCATGTCGTAAATCTGCAATCCAATTGAATCCACAGTCAAAATCACATGCTGGTGTCTGGTGTGGAACGcaggaggaagagatcgccatcTTGACCAAGGAGCTCGCGATCTGCAAGCTGCAGCTGGAGGTCAGAGAGAGCCAGCACAAGCAGGCGACCCTCAAGATCGAGGCCCTCGAGAAGGCCGTGCGGGAGCTCTCGGACCGGTACGAGAAGGACTGCATGGACGCGCACATGCGCATCGCCCAGCTGGAGGCCGAGAACATCGCGATCATGAGCCGGCAGGCGGAGGCGGACGCCGAGCGCGGGGCCCTGCGGGCCGAGCTGGCCGCCGTGAGGGCCCAGCTCGACGAGGCCAGGGCGTCGGTCGCCTTCGTGCTGCGGGAGGTGGAGGCGATGGAGACGCGGGCCATCCTGGAGCGGGAGAGCACCAAGGACGCGCTGGTGCGGATCCTCCTGCTCAACGAGACGGTGCTGTCGTCTGCGGTTGCGGCCATCAGGGCCGAGGAGGAGAGGTCGGTGTTCTTCCAGGAGGCGACGCTCCAGTTGGTCAACTCCGACAGGAATTTGGAGGTGGTGAGGAGGCAGACGGAGATGATGGAGAGAATGGAGGCGGAGTGGCTGGTGAAGACGGTGGAAGTCGAGTATCTGCGGTCACAACTCCAGCAGATCAAGGAAATCTGCTTGTCGCCTGCAGACGTTTCTGATGCACCACCAACGGCGATCAGAGCTCCCGGTTACAACAACTTGGATGATCGTGATCAGGTTCAGGCATGTGACCCAACTGCGAAAGATAGTGAAGCGCAAGCGGAGTTCACGTTTCAGCACTCCCCAGAGGAATGCTTTGTTTCTGAAATCTTCAGAAAGGACGGTCATGGTACAGCGTCTGATGATGGCAACAAGACGGGAATCGAGATATCCGACGAAGATGTTGTAGAGGATAAACAAGGAGCAGGCGCTACGGTTCAGGACACGACAGTCCTTGAAGGGAACCCCGATGCTCAAGAGACAAGATGCCATGTCGCCAAGACATCGGGAGAAGATCACAGTGCCATTCAACCTGACGACGGAAAATATACCAAGGCTGAAGACAATCATGAACCAGCTGAATCAGACGGCGCACTCCCAAAAACCACGGCGTGCCGAGGCAATGATCTCCTCCTCCTGGAAGATCACGAGGAGGCCAAAGCAGGCGCCAGCTTTGTCCTCGAGAGTTCAATGGACGATTTCCAGAGCGTGCGCTCTGACGCCAAGGACACCAGCATCGCCGAGCCTCTAAACGTCGCGATCGCAGGAAGCCAAGAACCACGAGCGGGAGCAGACGCCGCAGCTCGGACCTCCACGCCGCGCGAAGGCAACCCAGACACTTGCATCGTGGACACGGAGATCGCCTCCAAAGACGGGGACGAGTTCTACACGAAGGAGCTGGAGCCCGAGCCGGGACAGGGTCAGGGAGGAAACAGGCTGGATGGGTACGTGCTCGTGTCGAATTGCGGCGACGCTGACGTCGCGGCCAAGGACAAGCAGCTGGACGCGGCGCGCACGGAGATCAGCGACCTGCGGTTCAGCCTGGAGGAGGCAGTGCGGCGGGCGGAGCTGGCCGAGGAGGCGaaggcggcgctggagcgggAGCTGAGGGAGGAGCTCCGGAGGAAGCAGCACACGccctcgcggcggcgcacgacgcCGGACTCTGAGGGCGGCGGGCGCCCGGCGCGCTACGGGGCTCCTCCGCCGACGCCCGCGCCCGCGAGGTCGACGCCGTCACATACGGCCGGGACGACGCCGACCGCCAGGGCGCCGAGAAGCGCCCGGCCGGGAGGGGAGGGCATGCCGACGCCTGCGCGCTGCTTGACGCTGGGAAAGGTTCTGAACATGAAGTACTAGGAGTGAACGTTTTCGTTCCCCATGTTTTTTGTGCTGTAGGAACGGGTGGGGTGACTGCTGAAAGtcagaaattgtagtggcatttGAAGCGCGTGGTTTACCTTAAATTTGCTTGCTGTTCGCTATGAAATTGGTGGATACAAGATCACTGATGTACACTCAATAGCGCCTTTTATCGCAGGATTAATATACTTGGAACGGTTTACCTTATGTGTTTGATGTTTTATGCAGCATACTTCGCGTATCTTTATACTCGATCGGGAACATATCAAGTACAAACTAACCTCATCGTGCACTATGAAAATTTCAAGGTAATGACTTTATTAAGACCAGTCGTACATTTCCTCTACTGCACGGCAGCATAAATTGGCACTCCAACTCGTGGACAGCGGCACGTGCAAACGATTTTAAAACTTAAAAACCTAAACTAtacatcaaattcaaattccgaTTGCACAACTATATTTCTTTCGATGAgaccttcaaaacaagaccccaCTTGAATATATTTCGACAATATTTTCGAAGACACATAAATTGCTTTATGTACAATGAAAAAATgccaaaataaattagttaaaatgCTAAACCAATTTGCTAAAGTTGCCTGATATTGATCCATGCAATTAACATTCACCTACCTAATAAAGTTGTTTATCTTATCCACTAATAACACCAAACAATCTATCTTTACAACATTATAACACCAATATCCACTTAACTGAATTCACACATGCGAAGCAATATTATGTAAATCCATAAGTAATTTTCATAAACATCATAATCAAATTAGAATAcatgaaaaaatattttctctCAAAAAAGAATATATTATTAAAACATAGTGGTGTGAGACTTTGTTTTGAAGCTTTTACTAAAACATACACAAAATCCGGGTCTCTTGTTGCACCTATTATGAGTTTATTTTGTTGTAAGTAGTTTTCGACCCGGAATAAATTCGGACCTCTTGTTATACCTCCCcttattgtttctatcattACCGGCCCGGAATGAAACCGTGTACAACCGAACAAGCCCTTAATCGGTTGCTATCTAAAATAAGGTTAATATATGTATTGTAGGATACGATTGATTAGTTTTAAATTTGCTAGCTCTGAGCTATTAGATGTCTAGTAGGCACCAATTAATTGATTCTTACGAAATCTCAAACACTGAGACTATCCATTTCCATCCCCTCCCCGACCCGATCCGTTTGTGATGTTGCCTTGGCACCACTATTTAAAGATGCCCGGTCTGTCGTCACAGGGCACAGGCAGCGAGCGGTAGCCCACAGAACAGAGAAGCTGCTCTGTCCAAGCCTGCCTCAAACATCGCAAAGCAATGAGGACCTGCAGCCTCCTcctcgttgccgccgccgccgccgtcttcgcCATCGCCGCGGCCGACACGGAGATCCTTGGGGGATGGGGGGTTATCCCCGACATTGAGCACGCCGCCCACGTCCAGGACATTGGCGCGTGGGCGGTGGCGGAGCACGTCAAGCGCGCCAACGACGGGCTCAGGTTCGGCAGGGTGGTGCGCGGCGAGGAGCAGGTCGTGGCCGGCGTGAACTACCGGCTGGGCATCGTCGCGGTGAACCTCGCCGGCCAGAACGCCACGTACGACGCCGTCGTGTACGAGCAGATCTGGACCAACACGCGCCGGCTCATCTCCTTCGACCGGGCCAAGTGACCGAGCGACGATCCTTAATTTCAGCCTGGAGCGATTAGGTTTTTGTCGGTTCAGGATTTTTTGGATGTAATAAGAGAAGATTGCGGCCATGTTATCCCGGGGTTTAGGGGTCAACTTTCCATGGTCTTGATCATTATCTACTGAATTATTACGGATCATTTTAGGACTTGTATGGACCCAGCAAAAAATTTGGTTACATACAGTCGCTggcttgaaaatccgacagAATTTCGCCGttttgcctctccctcacccctcctctccctcttttttttttggatttttagtgAGGCAAATGAGGGGGTGGAGGGCAGCCAACCCCTTATATATAGGGCCGGCGGAGGCGGTCgcgccgctgccgggcgaccggtcctctAGGGGCCTCAGCGTAAATTCTCAACGAAATTTTTTGCAggaaagcccctgccgccccgcagcggggcgaccaggtcccggccgcccggcagcggtatatttttgtaaatttcgaaaataaaaatatattttttaaaaaaacgaaaataaaaaataaaaaaaataaaaatccgCCTCCAATCCACAGATCCACACTCGCTGCTCCGTCTCCTCACGAACGCGCGACCCAAAACCCCTCCCCCCATCCATCTCCTCTTCTGGTGGcgaccgccatggccgccgggcgGGCCTTCCTCGGCGCCCCCTGCTCCTCCCTCGCCACTGGTGCCCGCCGCCTCGCCTTTGCTTCGCCTCCGCCCCGGGCGCTCGCCcctgcgctccgccgccgcgtaccCTGCCGCTGCGTGGCCTCCGTCTCCTCGACCCCCGACGCGGCCTCCGCTTCGGAGCCCTACGTGCTCACCACGCCACTCTACTACGTCAATGCCCCACCGCACATGGGAAGCGCCtacaccaccatcgccgccgacgccatcgCCCGGTTCCAGGCAAGCCTTTTCGTCTTACAACTGCAATCGCTGTGTTTTCGATCAGTTAGGTGTCGGGTAAAATGGCAGCAACCCCGCGCATCCGCGGCCCGAGGGTTCCATGAGTTCCACTGCAGCACTAATTTTTTGCAAGCATTTTGAGATAAAGTAATGTCTTACAAACATGGGTACAAACAATTAACAGTTGTGGTCTGGAAGTGATGCACCGATTGGAGAGAGGGATTCTATATTTTCCATGTACTCTTATGAGTTCATTGTTATTGCTTCATACTACGTCAGTTTCTAGTTGTGCTCTCAATGAAGTTTGTTAGGCTTACAATGTTACTGTAGCGGCAACAGAACATCATGGTTTGCTGAATTTTACACGtgtactctttttttttacttgaaTGATTGGGTATCTAAGTTTGACTATTTGAGCTATTGGGAATGGAATGCTTTGACTTCAGTTGCACTTTTAGGTAAAGGTTCACTTTCTTTAGAAGGAAGCCTATGAacattttacaccaagtttgctGGAATTACGAGTTCGTATCATTTGTCCAAACAGCTTAAGCTAACACGTGACTTTAGTTGTTTAACTCTCACTACATAACAGTCCATTGATTATGCTTCTGTGGTTGCAGAGGTTGCTAGAGAAGAaggttatatttattactggaACAGATGAACATGGTGAGAAAATCGCCACTTCAGCGGAGGCTAGTGGTAGAAACCCAAAGGAGCATTGTGATGCTATTTCAAGTTCATATAAGATGCTCTGGGCTGATGTACGTCCATAATTCCAGGTTCCAGATTACAGTGCTGTTGACCACAGCGTAAATCATGAGCTTACTTAAGTCCTCCAAATTTATTTCACATTTCTTGCAGTTAGACATAGAATACGACAAGTTTATCCGCACAACTGATCATAAGCATGAGGGTGTTGTCAATGAATTCTATTCTAGAGTATTAAGCAGTGGTGACATATATAGAGCTGATTACGAAGGACTTTATTGTGTTAACTGTGAGGAGTACAAGGTAAGCTTCTGTCTCAAGTTTCAGCTTTCTTATATAGTACTAAGCCATTTTCAATCAAATAAGGTAGTACCAACATCATATATACTAATCGATGGTCGATGCAGATATATTTGATTATTTGCTGTGACAAGTTACCTACTAAGTGGGCTTGCTGTCCAATATTCTTTTCTGGTTTTACATGGATAAATATCTTAGCTATTTGTTCATTTTTATGGGGGGGCTGATGTCTATGTCAATGACCATGCCTAATATGTCTTGAGTGCAAGTTGGATTAGCTTTTTGGCCCTTTAAAAACTTACACGCAAAATCAACAATGTTAAAGTGCAAGGTTTTTGCTATGCTAATGAAGATAGGGGTGTGAACTATATTATTGTGTGATGTATTTTAGCTTCATAATTGTTTACATTATGCCATGCACTGATGCACACCTAAGTGGATTGACCTTATTTTCATTACTAGTACTTGTAGTAATGCTTGGTTTCAACTGGATGCAGGATGAAAAAGAGCTGGCCGAAAACAAAATCTGCCCTGTGCATTTGAAGCCTTGTGTAGCAAGAAAAGAAGACAACTATTTCTTTGCCTTGTCAAAATACCAGCATAAGTTGGAAGAGCTGCTGGCAAGAAATCCTGATTTTGTAAGGCCATCACATCGTTTGAATGAGGTGAGATTTTATTTCTACTTGTTATATGCTTTGCAATTGAGACATTGATGGCAAACAATGGATTGCAAAACTTGCAATGGCAAATAAGGAATTGAAGCCTATATCTAAACCAACAAATGTTCAAGTCTCATGTTTTTGAGCGAAATATTCAATATTTCATTTCCAGTTGCAACATAACATGGGTGGCTGGGTTGCCTTGTTACATATCAGTCTTGCTGTTTGGATATGCTTATTTTTATTGTTTAAGAATATACATGTTCTTCAGTCTGTCTCATGAAGACACAGCTTGTAGGTCCAAGGCTGGATTAAAAGTGGATTAAGAGACTTTTCTATTTCCCGTGCATCTGTAGACTGGGGTATTCCGGTTCCAAATGACACCAAGCAGACAATATATGTGTGGTTTGATGCTCTATTAGGGTACGTTTCTCGCTTCACACCTGCTCATTTGCATGTGACTATGAATGGATACTTGCATATCGTATATGTATTCTTGTGCCATTAATTCATGTTTCCTGTTACTATCACACAAGTTTAGAAGATGTTCAACTTCTACATATTGCACTTGGCAGATTATTAGAGTACTTGCCTTCTGTTTTGAAGCTTTAAGTGTCCGATGATAACATGATGACCATGTTTATGTTTTTGGGATGCTTTGCATTCTTAGAATTTGTTATTTCTAGAAGGGTTACTGCTTGTTGTGGCCccttgtactccctccattcacttctgatagctatatttcaaaaactcaaatgttcataaatgatagctatatttgctattggcatgggttgtggcaataaatagcaaTAGTAACTAGGAGTTCCCagttaaaacattggaggaccaacaaaaaaaatctgtgttgcatttattagattgataagcacacttggtgcccttggtcattgtgccatatggaaatatatcaatcaaaattgaatggagggagtaagtgATAACATTTTTAGTATTCTATGCACTGTTCATGCATGTTGTGTTTTGTTTCACTGCGCTACAGCTAATAAACGTTTCTTAACAAGCGGCATGTGTGTTAAATTTCATAGTAGACATAATAATCTATTCTTATATCAGATTGAGCA from Panicum virgatum strain AP13 chromosome 9K, P.virgatum_v5, whole genome shotgun sequence encodes:
- the LOC120648867 gene encoding uncharacterized protein LOC120648867 encodes the protein MAEIDTRPLDSVQAAVSIFDRGGEQSRLGPDRNEEEIAILTKELAICKLQLEVRESQHKQATLKIEALEKAVRELSDRYEKDCMDAHMRIAQLEAENIAIMSRQAEADAERGALRAELAAVRAQLDEARASVAFVLREVEAMETRAILERESTKDALVRILLLNETVLSSAVAAIRAEEERSVFFQEATLQLVNSDRNLEVVRRQTEMMERMEAEWLVKTVEVEYLRSQLQQIKEICLSPADVSDAPPTAIRAPGYNNLDDRDQVQACDPTAKDSEAQAEFTFQHSPEECFVSEIFRKDGHGTASDDGNKTGIEISDEDVVEDKQGAGATVQDTTVLEGNPDAQETRCHVAKTSGEDHSAIQPDDGKYTKAEDNHEPAESDGALPKTTACRGNDLLLLEDHEEAKAGASFVLESSMDDFQSVRSDAKDTSIAEPLNVAIAGSQEPRAGADAAARTSTPREGNPDTCIVDTEIASKDGDEFYTKELEPEPGQGQGGNRLDGYVLVSNCGDADVAAKDKQLDAARTEISDLRFSLEEAVRRAELAEEAKAALERELREELRRKQHTPSSTPSHTAGTTPTARAPRSARPGGEGMPTPARCLTLGKVLNMKY
- the LOC120648868 gene encoding cysteine proteinase inhibitor 8-like; the protein is MRTCSLLLVAAAAAVFAIAAADTEILGGWGVIPDIEHAAHVQDIGAWAVAEHVKRANDGLRFGRVVRGEEQVVAGVNYRLGIVAVNLAGQNATYDAVVYEQIWTNTRRLISFDRAK